From the Pongo pygmaeus isolate AG05252 chromosome X, NHGRI_mPonPyg2-v2.0_pri, whole genome shotgun sequence genome, one window contains:
- the LOC134739057 gene encoding LOW QUALITY PROTEIN: transcription factor NF-E4-like (The sequence of the model RefSeq protein was modified relative to this genomic sequence to represent the inferred CDS: inserted 1 base in 1 codon) codes for MDSEVTIETVMDTVWGCRRCLPESDRNWTGFNRPQPACTQELIRTACCSTLPRVVCWHALXDLNRYKNFSSGAENRERLWCTSPVDLRLHPGEQATAAGQRKLLSLQSPLCACTSVTDLTYRGPAGPRAAAPHRTLLATHLHLAPVSSVAMKATGPDNDQTQVSPPGHAPSAEDPTGSRTVSGPHKDHTHPFLSQPKPPTEISSALPLKTDGALEQMPQQLPSLHPSQG; via the exons atGGATTCAGAAGTCACAATAGAAACAGTAATGGATACTGTATGGGGGTGCCGCAGATGTCTGCCTGAGTCAGACAGAAACTGGACTGGGTTCAATAG gcctcagcctgcctgcacccaggaaCTCATTAGAACAGCGTGTTGCTCCACACTACCTCGTGTTGTCTGTTGGCATGCTC GGGATTTGAACAGATACAAGAACTTTTCATCTGGTGCCGAAAACCGGGAGAGGCTCTGGTGTACGTCCCCAGTGGACCTACGCCTCCACCCTGGAGAGCAGGCCACAGCAGCCGGACAAAGGAAACTCCTCAGCCTCCAGTCGCCTCTCTGTGCATGCACATCAGTCACTGATCTCACCTACCG GGGCCCTGCAGGCCCACGGGCCGCAGCTCCACACAGAACCCTCCTAGCAACCCACCTCCACCTGGCACCTGTTTCAAGTGTGGCAATGAAGGCCACTGGTCCAGACAATGACCAAACCCAAGTAAGCCCACCAGGCCATGCCCCCTCTGCGGAGGACCCCACTGGAAGTCGGACTGTGAGTGGCCCCCACAAGGACCACACCCATCCCTTCCTGAGCCAGCCAAAACCTCCTACTGAGATCTCATCAGCCTTGCCGCTGAAGACTGACGGTGCCCTGGAACAGATGCCCCAGCAACTACCATCTCTTCATCCGAGCCAAGGGTAA